One part of the Eucalyptus grandis isolate ANBG69807.140 chromosome 10, ASM1654582v1, whole genome shotgun sequence genome encodes these proteins:
- the LOC104423272 gene encoding uncharacterized protein LOC104423272, which produces MIGLRVTMNLPPSSNGRHDSQWNLLRRRRSPGLLRSPTTRTALPGSGATPARDRVMDFGRHKGKMLGTLPSGYLRWVSNNLRARDTEEWARLADQVLQDPVYRDRMEWESAERVLSGGGGGVGSGSAVSELLEISERFGWDNEDKAGWGRVDFELLGTSKGGRIPRKSDDPKGKEKGKGKEECPASEPPSQGEERRSERRHRLRMKRESGESQNRAIVGGSRREVRDEGAAAASPESVCNPFPGRESLLRKVLRGERPL; this is translated from the coding sequence ATGATCGGGCTACGGGTGACGATGAACCTTCCTCCGTCGAGCAATGGCCGCCACGACAGCCAGTGGaatctcctccgccgccgccgcagccccGGTCTTCTTCGCTCCCCGACGACAAGAACGGCCCTCCCCGGGAGCGGAGCCACGCCGGCGAGGGACCGGGTGATGGACTTCGGGAGGCACAAGGGCAAGATGCTGGGGACGCTCCCCTCCGGTTACCTGAGGTGGGTCTCCAACAACCTCCGGGCCCGCGACACGGAGGAGTGGGCCCGGCTGGCCGACCAGGTGCTGCAGGACCCCGTCTACCGGGACCGGATGGAGTGGGAGTCGGCGGAGAGGGTGTTGAGCGGCGGGGGAGGTGGCGTGGGGTCGGGGAGCGCGGTGTCGGAGCTGCTGGAGATAAGCGAGAGGTTCGGGTGGGACAACGAGGATAAGGCCGGGTGGGGCCGGGTGGATTTCGAGCTTCTGGGCACCTCCAAGGGCGGGAGGATCCCCAGGAAATCGGATGACCCGAAAGGGAAGGAGAAGGGGAAAGGGAAGGAGGAGTGCCCTGCGTCCGAACCGCCATCTcaaggagaggagaggaggagtgAGAGGAGACACAGGCTGAGGATGAAGAGAGAGTCAGGTGAAAGTCAAAACCGAGCCATCGTCGGCGGGAGCCGGAGGGAAGTGAGAGATgaaggagcggcggcggcgtcgccGGAGTCCGTATGCAACCCATTTCCAGGGCGGGAATCGCTGCTGAGGAAGGTGCTCCGCGGCGAGAGGCCCCTGTAG
- the LOC104423274 gene encoding uncharacterized protein LOC104423274 isoform X1 — protein sequence MDFFKVKKFRKARKPTLDQDNEGKSIPPHEEPDSENGVDDFSKSVSTDNAADAEDEDDDDFITNEVKRRLKELRRNSFLVLIPEEDSCPEDDEEEGEEGETSSSEWRDVEAEGRQWWGGFDAFYEKYCERMLIFDRLSAQQLGEAVPQVPLTPSPRTASKKLTSPLRCLSLKKIEEPDEEMEKLQQSEGNPYDDLETAYLAQTCLTWEALHCQYTQLCQKISGQPENMTCYSRSAQQFQQFHVLLQRFIENEPFEPGLRPEIYARARKSLPKLLQVPNIQGSEQKAAEEAGSDILVLAPDLLRIMENTILTFHLFLKTDNRKSTGVLNLFANQNHCASPQQQVQSSLEKKAVKLKELRRKKKGWKKKSWPQTDDDVQLLFALIDAKLCSMVLRRERIVKGHFFWCEEKMKKLDLSDGKLHRDPSPILFPC from the exons ATGGATTTTTTCAAAGTCAAGAAGTTCAGGAAGGCACGCAAGCCTACCTTGGATCAGGACAATGAGGGGAAGTCCATTCCGCCACATGAGGAACCAGACAGTGAAAATGGCGTTGATGATTTTAGCAAGTCGGTCTCCACAGATAATGCTGCTGATGCGGAGGATGAAGACGATGATGACTTTATAACAAATGAAGTGAAGAGACGGTTGAAAGAACTTAGGCGGAACAGTTTCCTGGTTTTGATTCCTGAGGAGGACTCATGCCCTGAAGATGAcgaggaagagggagaagagggTGAGACAAGCTCTAGTGAGTGGAGAGATGTCGAAGCTGAAGGTCGACAATGGTGGGGTGGATTTGATGCTTTCTATGAAAAGTACTGTGAAAGGATGCTGATCTTTGATCGATTGAGTGCACAGCAACTCGGTGAAGCTG TTCCGCAGGTTCCCTTGACACCATCACCCAGAACTGCATCTAAGAAACTTACTTCTCCCCTTCGCTGCCTTTCtttgaagaagattgaagagCCTGATGAAGAAATGGAGAAGCTGCAACAGTCGGAAGGTAATCCTTATGATGATCTTGAGACAGCTTATCTAGCTCAAACTTGCTTAACATGGGAGGCACTTCATTGCCAATACACTCAGCTGTGCCAAAAGATCTCTGGCCAGCCTGAAAATATGACATGTTACAGCCGTAGTGCTCAACAGTTTCAACAATTTCACGTTCTACTCCAAAGGTTTATCGAAAATGAACCTTTCGAACCGGGGCTTCGACCAGAAATTTATGCACGTGCAAGAAAAAGCTTGCCTAAACTTCTTCAGGTTCCAAATATCCAAG GATCGGAGCAGAAAGCGGCAGAAGAAGCTGGCTCAGATATATTGGTTCTTGCACCAGATCTCCTCAGAATTATGGAGAATACCATCCTTACTTTTCATCTTTTCCTGAAAACAGACAATAGGAAGTCCACTGGAGTTCTAAATTTGTTTGCAAATCAGAACCATTGTGCTAGCCCTCAACAGCAGGTTCAGTCATCTCTTGAGAAG AAAGCTGTGAAATTGAAGGAACTGCGCAGGAAGAAGAAAGGGTGGAAGAAGAAATCATGGCCTCAAACAGATGATGACGTTCAGCTGCTATTTGCCCTCATAGATGCGAAATTATGTTCCATGGTTCTTAGGAGGGAGAGGATCGTCAAGGGACACTTTTTCTGGTGCgaggaaaagatgaagaaactGGATTTGTCTGATGGGAAGTTGCATAGGGACCCCTCTCCTATCCTTTTTCCTTGTTGA
- the LOC104423274 gene encoding uncharacterized protein LOC104423274 isoform X2, with product MDFFKVKKFRKARKPTLDQDNEGKSIPPHEEPDSENGVDDFSKSVSTDNAADAEDEDDDDFITNEVKRRLKELRRNSFLVLIPEEDSCPEDDEEEGEEGETSSSEWRDVEAEGRQWWGGFDAFYEKYCERMLIFDRLSAQQLGEAVPQVPLTPSPRTASKKLTSPLRCLSLKKIEEPDEEMEKLQQSEGNPYDDLETAYLAQTCLTWEALHCQYTQLCQKISGQPENMTCYSRSAQQFQQFHVLLQRFIENEPFEPGLRPEIYARARKSLPKLLQVPNIQGSEQKAAEEAGSDILVLAPDLLRIMENTILTFHLFLKTDNRKSTGVLNLFANQNHCASPQQQKAVKLKELRRKKKGWKKKSWPQTDDDVQLLFALIDAKLCSMVLRRERIVKGHFFWCEEKMKKLDLSDGKLHRDPSPILFPC from the exons ATGGATTTTTTCAAAGTCAAGAAGTTCAGGAAGGCACGCAAGCCTACCTTGGATCAGGACAATGAGGGGAAGTCCATTCCGCCACATGAGGAACCAGACAGTGAAAATGGCGTTGATGATTTTAGCAAGTCGGTCTCCACAGATAATGCTGCTGATGCGGAGGATGAAGACGATGATGACTTTATAACAAATGAAGTGAAGAGACGGTTGAAAGAACTTAGGCGGAACAGTTTCCTGGTTTTGATTCCTGAGGAGGACTCATGCCCTGAAGATGAcgaggaagagggagaagagggTGAGACAAGCTCTAGTGAGTGGAGAGATGTCGAAGCTGAAGGTCGACAATGGTGGGGTGGATTTGATGCTTTCTATGAAAAGTACTGTGAAAGGATGCTGATCTTTGATCGATTGAGTGCACAGCAACTCGGTGAAGCTG TTCCGCAGGTTCCCTTGACACCATCACCCAGAACTGCATCTAAGAAACTTACTTCTCCCCTTCGCTGCCTTTCtttgaagaagattgaagagCCTGATGAAGAAATGGAGAAGCTGCAACAGTCGGAAGGTAATCCTTATGATGATCTTGAGACAGCTTATCTAGCTCAAACTTGCTTAACATGGGAGGCACTTCATTGCCAATACACTCAGCTGTGCCAAAAGATCTCTGGCCAGCCTGAAAATATGACATGTTACAGCCGTAGTGCTCAACAGTTTCAACAATTTCACGTTCTACTCCAAAGGTTTATCGAAAATGAACCTTTCGAACCGGGGCTTCGACCAGAAATTTATGCACGTGCAAGAAAAAGCTTGCCTAAACTTCTTCAGGTTCCAAATATCCAAG GATCGGAGCAGAAAGCGGCAGAAGAAGCTGGCTCAGATATATTGGTTCTTGCACCAGATCTCCTCAGAATTATGGAGAATACCATCCTTACTTTTCATCTTTTCCTGAAAACAGACAATAGGAAGTCCACTGGAGTTCTAAATTTGTTTGCAAATCAGAACCATTGTGCTAGCCCTCAACAGCAG AAAGCTGTGAAATTGAAGGAACTGCGCAGGAAGAAGAAAGGGTGGAAGAAGAAATCATGGCCTCAAACAGATGATGACGTTCAGCTGCTATTTGCCCTCATAGATGCGAAATTATGTTCCATGGTTCTTAGGAGGGAGAGGATCGTCAAGGGACACTTTTTCTGGTGCgaggaaaagatgaagaaactGGATTTGTCTGATGGGAAGTTGCATAGGGACCCCTCTCCTATCCTTTTTCCTTGTTGA